One window of the Lycorma delicatula isolate Av1 chromosome 3, ASM4794821v1, whole genome shotgun sequence genome contains the following:
- the LOC142321162 gene encoding uncharacterized protein LOC142321162, whose protein sequence is MTIGLVLGRVVIINITKLLVANVNRSTLSHDLLHELPLERDVDLLVITEPNRYESAKSAWIADTVGDVVIRNVSNRMALSFKERAEGVIATELDSMIIVAAYVSPNISIIDYERFLDSIYRILSRQNKKFVLLGDFKCKTLYAGSSHSNRRGELMEEFMDSIDGHCINDGTPTYEARGHYSILDLVIIDNIWLRDQCELKVLGNDIASDHFSLQLVIRDGTYTAVERPIVIRPTARQVDKIVDKVSQRLSTIIELTPDTLTSIIQQEMDREIRATRSRRQVYWWSNEIACFRNTLQQARRKKQRLRIRGGSEYDTAVKWYIEARRQLNRYQESLKGSLGQTLRGVGQ, encoded by the coding sequence ATGACCATCGGACTGGTGCTTGGGCGTGTTGtcataataaacataactaaaCTCCTCGTAGCTAATGTGAACAGAAGCACGCTGTCGCATGACTTGCTCCATGAACTGCCTTTAGAACGTGATGTTGACCTGTTGGTGATCACGGAACCTAATAGATATGAATCGGCGAAATCAGCATGGATCGCTGACACAGTGGGTGACGTGGTCATCAGGAATGTAAGCAATAGAATGGCCCTGAGCTTTAAGGAGAGAGCTGAAGGCGTAATAGCGACGGAGTTGGATTCCATGATTATTGTAGCGGCGTACGTTTCCCCCAACATCTCAATCATCGATTATGAGAGGTTTTTGGATAGCATTTATAGAATTCTGTCTAGGCAGAATAAGAAGTTTGTTTTGTTGGGGGACTTCAAATGCAAAACTCTTTATGCTGGCAGCTCGCACAGTAATAGGCGCGGTGAATTAATGGAAGAGTTTATGGATTCGATTGATGGTCACTGTATAAATGATGGCACGCCGACCTATGAGGCTCGGGGTCATTACTCGATACTTGATCTGGTCATCATTGACAACATATGGTTGAGGGATCAGTGTGAATTAAAAGTCCTGGGCAATGATATCGCTAGTGaccatttttcattacaattggTCATAAGAGATGGCACCTATACTGCAGTAGAAAGACCTATCGTGATTAGACCCACGGCTCGCCAGGTGGATAAAATAGTCGATAAAGTGTCACAAAGACTTAGCACTATAATTGAATTGACACCTGATACCCTCACATCAATTATTCAACAAGAGATGGACAGGGAGATAAGGGCCACCAGGAGTAGAAGACAAGTATACTGGTGGTCCAATGAGATAGCTTGCTTTCGCAATACTCTACAACAAGCTAGGAGGAAAAAGCAAAGACTAAGAATCAGAGGCGGCTCTGAATATGACACCGCAGTCAAGTGGTATATAGAGGCAAGGCGTCAGCTTAATAGGTATCAAGAAAGCCTAAAGGGATCATTGGGCCAGACTCTGCGAGGAGTTGGACAATGA